The following coding sequences lie in one Corticium candelabrum chromosome 10, ooCorCand1.1, whole genome shotgun sequence genomic window:
- the LOC134186132 gene encoding putative hydroxypyruvate isomerase isoform X1, with translation MSKFKLAANLAFLFTEKPLLERFLAAKASGFVGVELGFPYDVPVEKLVQARDKAHVEIALISMPPGNWDDGDRGLAAIPNRQEEFRESVTTAVQYASALKCKRLHCLAGLLPENCTDSVRAEYEATYIENLRYAADILQQNDIMLLIEPISTFPRYFLRHQLQGIDVIQKVNRSNLMHQFDIFHAQSTDGNLTSFFDANKQFMGHVQVGQVPGRHEPDSHGEVNFPFLFNHLERNGYDAWIGCEYHPKGCTEDGLEWAAPYLKHQQ, from the exons ATGTCTAAATTTAAACTTGCTGCCAATTTGGCGTTTCTCTTCACTGAGAAGCCACTTTTGGAACGATTTCTTGCAGCAAAGGCATCTG GATTTGTTGGGGTGGAGTTAGGCTTTCCGTATGATGTTCCAGTTGAGAAGCTTGTGCAAGCAAGAGACAAGGCACATGTGGAAATTGCACTGATAAGCATGCCACCAG GGAATTGGGATGATGGTGACAGGGGATTAGCTGCAATCCCTAATAGACAGGAAGAGTTCCGAGAGAGTGTAACAACAGCTGTACAGTATGCAAGTGCACTCAAGTGCAAAAG ATTGCATTGTCTTGCTGGACTTCTTCCTGAGAATTGTACCGACTCAGTGCGTGCCGAATACGAAGCAACATACATTGAAAATCTGCGATACGCAGCAGACATTCTGCAACAG AATGACATTATGTTATTGATTGAGCCAATCTCAACTTTTCCTCGGTATTTTCTTAGACATCAATTGCAAG GTATTGATGTCATACAGAAAGTCAATCGTTCAAACCTCATGCATCAATTT GATATATTTCATGCACAATCAACAGATGGAAATTTAACTTCATTTTTTGATGCTAATAAGCAATTCATGG gTCATGTGCAGGTGGGTCAAGTGCCAGGGAGACATGAGCCAGATAGTCATGGTGAAGTGAATTTTCCATTTCTGTTCAATCATTTAGAGAGAAATGGTTATGATGCATGGATTGGCTGTGAATATCATCCAAAGG GTTGCACAGAAGATGGACTTGAATGGGCTGCTCCATATCTCAAACATCAGCAATGa
- the LOC134186129 gene encoding uncharacterized protein LOC134186129 yields the protein MASKLDEIPLLALQNKETQRVIVNVDDDDLNVDVDEKAYSVRSVSLWFSDFFHIFVDFVQFYALFLSLSFRWAWPYSWITGINGTQPAFLVNVDVWNFRKVMSGAYVAKDTEVYSNRVGLDYIHYIVGWMIGVATLCLVAFGVWLVLHCRNSFSVFVQKAFLRRIVVFVCQLMCVPYGVAAARLFHCVRLSPDGESELVLEVKNNVSCWSWEHLAYCVPAGGIFVLGVVLVVCWMIFHIRSQLFSPLQSRHEGYVELKEAEYSQQMDVLWAVGNFFLFSSFKRRFVWYHPFSFVIKGVFVILFASLFSYPTQQIITMTGFSLCLTIFFLVVRPFRLVAFNVLLVISWFVLACYALLGALLQMDVENALLTGKYLEGDLIVLSSSAAILFLFVLAYLVLHHFQICCSKPLWPSLFQPGANGLDENTARYMCAILRGRKLLEVCYHTAPMLAPSHELSRQIQIINAYCREAEQLGDPIHDTLWDLLDELIEAHNNVSSESIYSASSKKTIHKIAKELNGLMPEFRRRLDQREHDFILMSPVKRRMLLKMYVIGIFVNGRAEKLKLAQQTAHIKIKDVSHMEGKQRNVSIGTFAGSVVEDEHYQFMDEVENVPDGSSTSLSTPPSRGGTADSRDNLLKEVEEMFGHVSPVDID from the coding sequence ATGGCAAGTAAACTCGACGAGATCCCGTTACTCGCGTTGCAGAACAAAGAAACGCAACGAGTGATCGTCAacgttgacgatgacgattTGAATGTCGATGTCGACGAGAAGGCGTACAGCGTGCGAAGTGTGTCGCTTTGGTTTTCCGATTTCTTCCACATTTTCGTCGATTTCGTACAGTTTTACGCTCTATTTCTTTCTCTGTCGTTTCGCTGGGCATGGCCGTACTCGTGGATTACAGGAATCAACGGCACGCAGCCGGCATTTCTTGTCAACGTTGATGTTTGGAACTTCCGGAAAGTTATGAGTGGAGCTTACGTAGCCAAGGACACTGAGGTATACAGCAACAGAGTTGGGCTGGATTACATACACTATATTGTTGGTTGGATGATTGGTGTTGCTACTCTGTGTTTGGTTGCTTTTGGAGTGTGGCTGGTGCTGCACTGTCGCAACTCTTTCTCTGTTTTCGTTCAGAAGGCGTTTCTCAGACggattgttgtttttgtttgtcagttgatGTGTGTGCCTTATGGCGTCGCTGCCGCTCGTTTGTTTCATTGCGTCAGACTGTCGCCAGATGGAGAGAGTGAGTTGGTGTTGGAGGTGAAGAATAATGTGTCGTGTTGGAGTTGGGAGCATTTGGCTTATTGTGTTCCAGCGGGAGGGATTTTTGTGCTTGgagttgttcttgttgtatgCTGGATGATCTTTCACATTAGATCTCAGCTGTTCTCTCCGTTGCAGAGCCGACATGAGGGATATGTTGAGTTAAAGGAAGCTGAGTATTCTCAACAGATGGACGTGTTGTGGGCTGTTGGaaatttctttcttttctcttcGTTTAAGCGTCGTTTCGTGTGGTATCATCCTTTTAGTTTTGTCATCAAGGGTGTCTTTGTGATTCTCTTTGCATCTCTGTTTTCGTATCCCACACAACAGATTATTACGATGACTGGGTTCTCATTGTGTCTCACCATCTTCTTTCTTGTTGTTCGTCCATTTCGTTTAGTTGCTTTTAATGTATTGCTGGTTATCTCTTGGTTTGTTCTCGCATGCTATGCACTGCTTGGAGCTCTCTTGCAAATGGATGTAGAGAATGCTCTGCTCACTGGAAAGTACCTTGAAGGTGATCTTATTGTTCTCTCCTCATCTGCTGCCATTCTCTTCTTGTTTGTTCTTGCTTATCTTGTTCTTCAtcattttcaaatttgctgCTCAAAGCCACTTTGGCCAAGTCTGTTTCAGCCCGGGGCAAATGGATTGGATGAAAACACGGCTCGTTACATGTGTGCTATACTTCGAGGTCGTAAATTATTGGAAGTGTGTTATCACACAGCTCCCATGCTTGCTCCTTCCCATGAACTTTCAAGGCAAATCCAAATCATCAATGCGTATTGTCGGGAGGCAGAACAGCTTGGAGACCCGATCCATGACACTTTGTGGGATTTACTAGACGAATTGATTGAAGCACACAACAACGTATCTTCTGAGTCTATTTATTCTGCATCATCGAAGAAGACCATACACAAGATTGCTAAGGAGTTGAATGGCTTGATGCCAGAGTTTCGTCGTCGTCTTGATCAAAGAGAGCATGACTTTATCCTTATGTCTCCAGTCAAGAGACGCATGTTGCTTAAAATGTATGTGATTGGTATATTTGTTAATGGACGAGCAGAGAAGCTAAAACTTGCACAGCAGACTGCACACATCAAGATAAAGGACGTATCTCATATGGAAGGGAAGCAAAGAAATGTGAGTATTGGAACGTTTGCAGGATCAGTTGTAGAAGATGAACATTATCAATTTATGGATGAAGTTGAAAACGTTCCAGATGGAAGTTCAACAAGTTTGTCTACCCCACCATCACGAGGAGGAACAGCCGACAGCAGAGATAATCTACTAAAAGAAGTAGAAGAAATGTTTGGACACGTCTCTCCTGTAGACATCGATTAG
- the LOC134186130 gene encoding ribonucleoside-diphosphate reductase subunit M2 B-like, with product MLAGYTRVDITACEEGSSSVISSLKERLRVKVDQNVSEFERKQQVDEIELVDEEDEPLLRENPRRFVVFPIQYPDIWEYYKKAEASFWTAEEVDLSKDLDDWNKLKDEERHFLSHVLAFFAASDGIVNENLVERFSKEVQVTEARCFYGFQIAIENIHSEMYSLLIETYISDPEEKDKLFNAIETLPCVRQKAEWALQWINSESASFSERVIAFAAVEGIFFSGSFAAIFWLKKRGLMPGLTFSNELISRDEGLHCDFACLMFSHVKRKPSEERVRSIIMDAVKIEQQFLTEALPVAVIGMNCVLMKQYIEFVADRLLVALEQPKVYNVENPFDFMENISLEGKTNFFEKRVGEYQKAGVMQNKKDQVFTLEADF from the exons ATGTTGGCTGGATATACAAGAGTAGACATCACAGCATGTGAAGAAGGCTCGTCTTCAGTGATCTCATCCCTAAAGGAACGTCTACGAGTGAAA GTAGATCAGAACGTGAGTGAGTttgaaagaaaacaacaaGTAGACGAGATTGAACTTGTTGACGAAGAAGACGAGCCTCTGTTAAGAGAAAATCCTCGACGATTTGTTGTGTTTCCCATTCAATATCCTGATATTTGGGAATATTACAAGAAAGCTGAAG CGTCTTTCTGGACAGCAGAGGAGGTAGATTTGTCGAAGGATCTTGATGACTGGAACAAACTCAAA GACGAAGAGCGGCACTTTTTGTCTCACGTGTTAGCGTTCTTTGCGGCGAGTGATGGAATTGTAAATGAAAACTTAGTGGAGAGATTTAGCAAGGAAGTTCAAGTGACGGAGGCTCGTTGTTTCTATGGATTTCAAATTGCCATTGAA AACATTCATTCAGAGATGTATAGTCTACTGATTGAGACATACATCAGCGATCCGgaagagaaagacaaactgTTCAATGCAATTGAGACAT TGCCTTGTGTTCGTCAGAAGGCAGAGTGGGCTCTGCAATGGATCAACTCGGAAAGTGCCTCGTTTAGTGAGCGAGTCATTGCATTTGCTGCTGTTGAAGGCATTTTCTTTTCTGGATCTTTTGCTGCAATATTTTGGCTTAAGAAGCGTGGACTAATGCCCGGCCTCACTTTCTCTAATGAATTGATCAGTCGTGATGAAGGCTTGCATTGTGACTTTGCTTGTCTTATGTTCTCACACGTCAAACGTAAACCGAGTGAAGAAAGGGTGAGAAGTATTATTATGGATGCTGTCAAGATTGAACAGCAGTTCCTCACCGAAGCTCTTCCAGTGGCTGTCATTGGTATGAACTGTGTGCTGATGAAGCAGTACATCGAGTTTGTGGCTGACAGGCTGCTGGTAGCTCTTGAACAACCAAAA GTCTACAATGTAGAAAATCCTTTTGATTTTATGGAAAACATCTCACTGGAGGGCAAGACCAACTTCTTTGAAAAACGTGTTGGTGAATATCAAAAGGCTGGAGTTATGCAGAACAAGAAGGATCAAGTGTTCACACTGGAAGCAGATTTCTGA
- the LOC134186132 gene encoding putative hydroxypyruvate isomerase isoform X2: MSKFKLAANLAFLFTEKPLLERFLAAKASGFVGVELGFPYDVPVEKLVQARDKAHVEIALISMPPGNWDDGDRGLAAIPNRQEEFRESVTTAVQYASALKCKRLHCLAGLLPENCTDSVRAEYEATYIENLRYAADILQQDIFHAQSTDGNLTSFFDANKQFMGHVQVGQVPGRHEPDSHGEVNFPFLFNHLERNGYDAWIGCEYHPKGCTEDGLEWAAPYLKHQQ, from the exons ATGTCTAAATTTAAACTTGCTGCCAATTTGGCGTTTCTCTTCACTGAGAAGCCACTTTTGGAACGATTTCTTGCAGCAAAGGCATCTG GATTTGTTGGGGTGGAGTTAGGCTTTCCGTATGATGTTCCAGTTGAGAAGCTTGTGCAAGCAAGAGACAAGGCACATGTGGAAATTGCACTGATAAGCATGCCACCAG GGAATTGGGATGATGGTGACAGGGGATTAGCTGCAATCCCTAATAGACAGGAAGAGTTCCGAGAGAGTGTAACAACAGCTGTACAGTATGCAAGTGCACTCAAGTGCAAAAG ATTGCATTGTCTTGCTGGACTTCTTCCTGAGAATTGTACCGACTCAGTGCGTGCCGAATACGAAGCAACATACATTGAAAATCTGCGATACGCAGCAGACATTCTGCAACAG GATATATTTCATGCACAATCAACAGATGGAAATTTAACTTCATTTTTTGATGCTAATAAGCAATTCATGG gTCATGTGCAGGTGGGTCAAGTGCCAGGGAGACATGAGCCAGATAGTCATGGTGAAGTGAATTTTCCATTTCTGTTCAATCATTTAGAGAGAAATGGTTATGATGCATGGATTGGCTGTGAATATCATCCAAAGG GTTGCACAGAAGATGGACTTGAATGGGCTGCTCCATATCTCAAACATCAGCAATGa